ACCCCACAAGCCAAAAGCATAGCAATCACCTCCCAATCCAACGTCGGTGAAGATCGAGAACAGGTTCGGGTCTTCTttaatcttctttctttttctttttctttatgcttTTCATCAATACCCATTTAACACCTCTTTTTCCATAAACTCATTTCTCGCCTCTCCCTCGTCTGACCTCAGATCGTCGCCTGGGACTGGTGAAGATTACTCTGGAGTTCGCTACAATTATCGTTGCACTTGCTGAACCACCGTTTAACGTAATTTTCTCATGACCCTTTGGCTCCGTCTCTCTTGCCCTGTTTGGGGAAGTTTTAGGATCAACCTAAGGAATGGTTTGGGCCTACTTCGCCTCTGAAAAAACAACGAGATTTTGGGTCTGTAATGTTTAACCCCATATCCCACAACAATATTTATGTAATCAATGGGTTTCGTTGAGCTTGggtttaatattatatatgctATTTGGGTTAGATAAATTCAAACTTTTAAGTATACATTAGATGTTTGGAAAAACGTTTGAATTTTTCCATCTATAGAATTGAATCAACATACTACTTGACACAGTTTGGATATAGATGAATTTTCAATGGTATAAGCAGAGCAGTTTGTAATTTCTACGTACAGTTTGATGCGTGTTATAGTTTAGTCATTCATTTGAAATTGGAAAACTTTAGAGTACTTGGTATAAATTGGTTCTCAGGACCCAGGTAGGAAACTATGGATTGACATACTATTAACCATGTTGTTATCTAACTGAAGTCTGACTGAttctataaatttctttaaactGTATTTTTTTGAGTGAGTTCTTGGATAGTGGAGCCAGATTGGTAATGTAGGCTGCTGGGAATGGATTCTTTTGCCAGTTGCATCAATCTCTACTATCATGATACTATTTTGATTGTCAAGTTGTGTTTATGAAATGTATAGAACTTGCTCAAGACTAGTTTGACTGAGTTCTCTGTGACTGGTTATGGATATTTGATTGTTGTGTTCATCTTAGGCAGGTTCAGTGCTTCGGTTCATCATCTCAAATGTTGTTGGGAATGAAGTGTAGGCAAAATGTGAAAGGAGGCGGAGAGAGGGAAGTGGGAAAGAGGGTAAAGTGATGCTGAAAATTTGGGGGAAGAAATGAACTGAAATGAAGCAAATGCAATGGTAATATCAAAGGACTGAAACTAATTTGATAATTCACTGCAAATGAATCCCACAAAGTCACACTATTTACCAAATTGCCActgaaactcagtttttaacttttgaaaacacaaattttttgttCCTAATTTCCGTCaatcaaactcaaatttttggttttgagtgagaaacaagaattttttttctaaataacaataaatattaaaaaatttagttaattgtcacgattcaaaacaatattgaaaactagcatctcgagttccaagataaaactcgagtttttaagtctcgatttgtaagtggattagtttaaagtgggaaaaaatgaagttgaaaatcgagttttaaagattcgatttccaaaaattaaataaaaacgccgctataggtctataaaacgtcactatagggtttaaaaacgccattataggaCTCTTTAAACctgtacttataaaaaaattttgcagaaaaacgccgctatagggctttaaaacgtcactgtaagacttaaaaatgccactataggttaaattttttttgcatgaaactcgagttttaaagactcgagatctatgtggcactTTCACACTCGCAAGGCAAGTCTTTTAgactcgagtttctaaaacttgagatgttactttcctttattgtttcaaacgttgcctaactaactatatacaattCTTTTGCATTGCTATTTTGCACATTACCTCTGAGAAACAATATTAGGAAACCAAGCtaatgacactttttttttttttttggtgggccCCACTAGATTTGGATTATGGGCGATAACTCAGTTTCCATCATATGGTCTCGTTTTCAGCTAGAGTCTGCGGGCTAAATAGAGATTCTTGCTAGT
Above is a genomic segment from Quercus lobata isolate SW786 unplaced genomic scaffold, ValleyOak3.0 Primary Assembly Scq3eQI_112, whole genome shotgun sequence containing:
- the LOC115973619 gene encoding uncharacterized protein LOC115973619 isoform X2, which codes for MVATLVDFLLPLTEIFSHQSTPVFPEKTQTPQAKSIAITSQSNVGEDREQVKITLEFATIIVALAEPPFNAGSVLRFIISNVVGNEV
- the LOC115973619 gene encoding uncharacterized protein LOC115973619 isoform X1 codes for the protein MVATLVDFLLPLTEIFSHQSTPVFPEKTQTPQAKSIAITSQSNVGEDREQVKITLEFATIIVALAEPPFNVQCFGSSSQMLLGMKCRQNVKGGGEREVGKRVK